Proteins from a single region of Mus pahari chromosome 2, PAHARI_EIJ_v1.1, whole genome shotgun sequence:
- the Znf800 gene encoding zinc finger protein 800 isoform X2 gives MPLRDKYCQTDHHHHGCCEPVYILEPGDPPLLQQPVQTSKSGIQQIIECFRSGTKQLKHILLKDVDTIFECKLCRSLFRGLPNLITHKKFYCPPSLQMDDNLPDVNDKQSQAISDLLEAIYPRVDKREYIIKLEPIETNQNAVFQYISRTDSPAEVTESSSTPEQTEVQIQETSSEQPKAVPDADTEVVEAIEPPPIETVVDEAAAPTEEQPQESQADLETSDSSDLGHQLICCLCRKEFNSRRGVRRHIRKVHKKKMEELKKYIETRKTPNQSSKGRSKSVLVSLSRSCPVCCKSFATKANVRRHFDEVHRGLRRDSITPDIATKPGQPLFLDSASPKKSFKTRKQKSSKAEYNLTACKCLLCKRKYSSQIMLKRHMQIVHKITLSGANSKREKGPNNTANSSEVKVELADSVESSPPSITHSPQNELKGTNHSNEKKNTPATQKNKVKQDSESPMSASPSAAGGQPKTRKPKLSAGFDFKQLYCKLCKRQFTSKQNLTKHIELHTDGNNIYVKFYKCPLCTYETRRKRDVIRHITVVHKKSSRYLGKITASLEIRAIKKPIDFVLNKVAKRGPSRDEAKHNDSKQDGTSNSPSKKYEVADVGIEVKVTKNFSLHRCNKCGKAFAKKTYLEHHKKTHKANATNSPEGNKTKGRSTRSKALV, from the exons GAACCAAACaacttaaacatattttattaaaagatgtGGACACTATTTTTGAATGTAAATTATGCCGTAGTCTCTTTAGAGGATTACCAAATTTAATTACTCATAAAAAATTTTACTGCCCACCAAGTCTCCAAATGGATGACA ATCTTCCTGATGTAAATGATAAACAAAGCCAAGCCATAAGTGATCTCCTAGAAGCCATATATCCAAGAGTGGACAAGAGAGAATATATTATTAAGCTAGAACCCATAGAAACCAACCAAAATGCAGTGTTTCAATATATTTCCAGGACTGATAGCCCTGCTGAAGTGACTGAGTCAAGCAGTACACCTGAACAAACTGAAGTTCAAATACAGGAGACAAGCTCAGAACAGCCAAAAGCAGTCCCCGACGCAGATACAGAGGTGGTGGAGGCCATAGAGCCTCCTCCTATAGAGACTGTTGTAGATGAAGCTGCAGCTCCCACTGAGGAGCAACCTCAGGAATCACAGGCTGACTTGGAGACATCTGACAGTTCTGACCTTGGTCACCAGTTGATATGTTGTCTTTGTAGAAAAGAATTTAATTCTAGACGAGGTGTCCGTCGTCACATTCGAAAAGTACAcaaaaaaaagatggaagaactaaaaaaatacattgaaacaCGGAAGACTCCAAACCAGTCTTCAAAAGGACGCAGTAAGAGTGTTCTAGTTTCATTAAGTAGGAGCTGTCCAGTTTGTTGTAAATCATTTGCTACAAAAGCGAATGTAAGGAGGCATTTTGATGAAGTTCACAGAGGACTAAGGAGGGATTCAATTACTCCTGATATAGCGACAAAGCCTGGGCAGCCTTTGTTCCTGGATTCCGCTTCTCCTAAAAAATCTTTTAAGACTCGCAAACAAAAGTCTTCAAAGGCTGAATACAATTTAACTGCATGCAAATGCCTCCTTTGCAAGAGGAAATACAGTTCGCAAATAATGCTTAAGAGACATATGCAAATTGTCCACAAGATAACTCTTTCTGGAGCAAACTCCAAAAGAGAGAAAGGCCCTAATAATACTGCCAACAGTTCAGAAGTAAAAGTTGAGCTAGCAGATTCTGTAGAGTCTTCACCCCCTTCCATTACCCATTCTCCACAGAATGAACTGAAGGGAACAAATcattcaaatgaaaaaaagaacacaccagcaacacagaaaaataaagttaaacagGACTCTGAAAGCCCTATGTCAGCTAGTCCTTCGGCCGCAGGTGGCCAGCCGAAAACCAGGAAACCAAAACTTTCAGCTGGCTTTGACTTTAAGCAACTGTACTGTAAACTCTGTAAACGCCAGTTTACTTCCAAGCAGAACTTGACTAAACACATTGAGTTGCACACAGATGGGAATAACATTTATGTTAAGTTCTACAAGTGTCCTCTCTGCACTTACGAAACCCGTCGGAAACGTGATGTGATAAGACATATAACTGTGGTTCATAAAAAGTCATCTCGTTACCTTGGGAAAATCACAGCCAGTTTAGAGATCAGAGCTATAAAAAAGCCTATTGATTTTGTTCTAAACAAAGTGGCAAAAAGAGGCCCTTCAAGGGATGAAGCAAAACATAATGACTCAAAGCAGGATGGCACTTCCAATTCTCCAAGTAAAAAGTATGAAGTAGCCGACGTCGGTATTGAAGTGAAAGTCACAAAAAACTTTTCTCTTCACAGATGCAATAAATGTGGAAAGGCATTCGCCAAAAAGACTTACCTTGAACACCATAAGAAAACTCATAAGGCAAATGCTACCAATTCACctgaaggaaacaaaaccaaaggccGAAGTACAAGATCTAAGGCTCTTGTCTG A
- the Znf800 gene encoding zinc finger protein 800 isoform X1 produces MPLRDKYCQTDHHHHGCCEPVYILEPGDPPLLQQPVQTSKSGIQQIIECFRSGTKQLKHILLKDVDTIFECKLCRSLFRGLPNLITHKKFYCPPSLQMDDNLPDVNDKQSQAISDLLEAIYPRVDKREYIIKLEPIETNQNAVFQYISRTDSPAEVTESSSTPEQTEVQIQETSSEQPKAVPDADTEVVEAIEPPPIETVVDEAAAPTEEQPQESQADLETSDSSDLGHQLICCLCRKEFNSRRGVRRHIRKVHKKKMEELKKYIETRKTPNQSSKGRSKSVLVSLSRSCPVCCKSFATKANVRRHFDEVHRGLRRDSITPDIATKPGQPLFLDSASPKKSFKTRKQKSSKAEYNLTACKCLLCKRKYSSQIMLKRHMQIVHKITLSGANSKREKGPNNTANSSEVKVELADSVESSPPSITHSPQNELKGTNHSNEKKNTPATQKNKVKQDSESPMSASPSAAGGQPKTRKPKLSAGFDFKQLYCKLCKRQFTSKQNLTKHIELHTDGNNIYVKFYKCPLCTYETRRKRDVIRHITVVHKKSSRYLGKITASLEIRAIKKPIDFVLNKVAKRGPSRDEAKHNDSKQDGTSNSPSKKYEVADVGIEVKVTKNFSLHRCNKCGKAFAKKTYLEHHKKTHKANATNSPEGNKTKGRSTRSKALVW; encoded by the exons GAACCAAACaacttaaacatattttattaaaagatgtGGACACTATTTTTGAATGTAAATTATGCCGTAGTCTCTTTAGAGGATTACCAAATTTAATTACTCATAAAAAATTTTACTGCCCACCAAGTCTCCAAATGGATGACA ATCTTCCTGATGTAAATGATAAACAAAGCCAAGCCATAAGTGATCTCCTAGAAGCCATATATCCAAGAGTGGACAAGAGAGAATATATTATTAAGCTAGAACCCATAGAAACCAACCAAAATGCAGTGTTTCAATATATTTCCAGGACTGATAGCCCTGCTGAAGTGACTGAGTCAAGCAGTACACCTGAACAAACTGAAGTTCAAATACAGGAGACAAGCTCAGAACAGCCAAAAGCAGTCCCCGACGCAGATACAGAGGTGGTGGAGGCCATAGAGCCTCCTCCTATAGAGACTGTTGTAGATGAAGCTGCAGCTCCCACTGAGGAGCAACCTCAGGAATCACAGGCTGACTTGGAGACATCTGACAGTTCTGACCTTGGTCACCAGTTGATATGTTGTCTTTGTAGAAAAGAATTTAATTCTAGACGAGGTGTCCGTCGTCACATTCGAAAAGTACAcaaaaaaaagatggaagaactaaaaaaatacattgaaacaCGGAAGACTCCAAACCAGTCTTCAAAAGGACGCAGTAAGAGTGTTCTAGTTTCATTAAGTAGGAGCTGTCCAGTTTGTTGTAAATCATTTGCTACAAAAGCGAATGTAAGGAGGCATTTTGATGAAGTTCACAGAGGACTAAGGAGGGATTCAATTACTCCTGATATAGCGACAAAGCCTGGGCAGCCTTTGTTCCTGGATTCCGCTTCTCCTAAAAAATCTTTTAAGACTCGCAAACAAAAGTCTTCAAAGGCTGAATACAATTTAACTGCATGCAAATGCCTCCTTTGCAAGAGGAAATACAGTTCGCAAATAATGCTTAAGAGACATATGCAAATTGTCCACAAGATAACTCTTTCTGGAGCAAACTCCAAAAGAGAGAAAGGCCCTAATAATACTGCCAACAGTTCAGAAGTAAAAGTTGAGCTAGCAGATTCTGTAGAGTCTTCACCCCCTTCCATTACCCATTCTCCACAGAATGAACTGAAGGGAACAAATcattcaaatgaaaaaaagaacacaccagcaacacagaaaaataaagttaaacagGACTCTGAAAGCCCTATGTCAGCTAGTCCTTCGGCCGCAGGTGGCCAGCCGAAAACCAGGAAACCAAAACTTTCAGCTGGCTTTGACTTTAAGCAACTGTACTGTAAACTCTGTAAACGCCAGTTTACTTCCAAGCAGAACTTGACTAAACACATTGAGTTGCACACAGATGGGAATAACATTTATGTTAAGTTCTACAAGTGTCCTCTCTGCACTTACGAAACCCGTCGGAAACGTGATGTGATAAGACATATAACTGTGGTTCATAAAAAGTCATCTCGTTACCTTGGGAAAATCACAGCCAGTTTAGAGATCAGAGCTATAAAAAAGCCTATTGATTTTGTTCTAAACAAAGTGGCAAAAAGAGGCCCTTCAAGGGATGAAGCAAAACATAATGACTCAAAGCAGGATGGCACTTCCAATTCTCCAAGTAAAAAGTATGAAGTAGCCGACGTCGGTATTGAAGTGAAAGTCACAAAAAACTTTTCTCTTCACAGATGCAATAAATGTGGAAAGGCATTCGCCAAAAAGACTTACCTTGAACACCATAAGAAAACTCATAAGGCAAATGCTACCAATTCACctgaaggaaacaaaaccaaaggccGAAGTACAAGATCTAAGGCTCTTGTCTGGTGA